From the genome of Triticum aestivum cultivar Chinese Spring chromosome 3B, IWGSC CS RefSeq v2.1, whole genome shotgun sequence, one region includes:
- the LOC123065322 gene encoding uncharacterized protein, translating into MAQPQQQQRQRRLVAALLVLLSLCCLARLGAAASAASADPHRKDGAATALGKAAPQDEEAAPGFTTTTVEDRGRGRGPVRVVMEVDIEDYPRYGANGRHNPEGPHP; encoded by the exons ATGGCGCAGCCGCAGCAGCAGCAACGGCAACGGCGCCTCGTCGCGGCGCTCCTGGTGCTCCTCTCCCTCTGCTGCCTTGCTCGCCTCGGCGCCGCGGCTTCTGCAG CGAGTGCTGACCCTCACCGGAAGGATGGAGCGGCGACTGCGCTGGGCAAGGCCGCGCCACAG GATGAGGAGGCAGCGCCCGGGTTCACGACGACCACCGTGGAGGaccgagggcgagggcgaggaccGGTGAGGGTAGTGATGGAGGTTGACATCGAGGACTATCCCCGGTATGGCGCCAATGGCCGGCACAACCCGGAGGGTCCGCACCCGTGA